One Primulina eburnea isolate SZY01 chromosome 4, ASM2296580v1, whole genome shotgun sequence genomic window, GTATGAATGACTTAAATTTATGCCTGaaatatgataaaaaatgaaatacTCACGCATGTGATCAAACTGTGATTAGTCTGTAGttaggtgttgacaacacctctTGGCAACACTCACAAGTTGGACTCAAACTTTCTTGAACATTTTTATTTCAGACATGGTAGCTCCCACTCTAGAGGAACGGTCTTCAtgggactcctctaggtagctttttccatctggattttgacttagaagtggtagctcccacactagaagaacggtcttcattggactcctctaggtagcttttttcattttcttctaaacaatgtttttgttccattttttttttcaaattcttctcttcttttctatttttcaccTTATTGCTCAAGAATATTCTAGGTCATTGTCTACATTGGATAAGATCATGTAGTACACGAACATCCTCAACAGCTTTACGACTTAGATTGAGCACACTCCATACTTTAGAGAATTTTGATAGAAAGTTTGATTCACAACTGAGAGCGCACCATTCAGTATCCTTCACTTGTACAGGCTTCACACAAAACAAGATGTATGAAATATGTCTAGCATcctaaaaataaaatgcacatgcaTGCTGAGTGTTGTCCACAGGTGTTGTAACATCGAGGGCAACATCCGTGAGTGATCATTGTGTGCACAAGCTGAGAGACTTCCtaagattggaaaatctctcaagatccaatggttttgtaaagatatcagccAGTTAGTTATCAGTTACAACAAATTCCATTCGAATCATACCattttcaaccaaatctcgaataaaatgatgtctaatgtcaatgtgtttcATTCGAGAGTGTTGcactggattttttgaaatatcaattgcacTTGAATTGTCGCAGTATACAATTAAAGTGTCACTGTTGAATCCATAatctttaatcatttgattcatccacagaagTTGTGAGCAGCAACTAGCAGCTGCAACATACtcagattcagcagtggacAAGGACACACAATTTTGCTTTCTACTATACCATGACACCAAATTGTTACCAAGATAAAAACACTCACCCGTGGTACTTTTCCTATCATCTAAGTTTCCAGCCCAGTCAGCATCACTAAAGCCCACTAAATTGGTGTTTGTTTCTTTGGTGTACCACAAACCTAAGTCAACTGTTCCAGATATATATCGCAAAATTCTTTTGACAGCCTTTAAATGAGTGACTTTAGGATCAGCCTGGTACCTAGcacacaaacatacactaaacatgatgTCGGGACGAATTGCACTTAAGTAAAGAAGACTGCCTATGATGCTGCGATactgggtgttgtcaacacctgcCACAACATCGTCTTTGGACAATTTTTCAGTCGACCCCATTGGTGTTTTCATGTGTTTAGTGTTCTCGGTAGAAAATTTTTTCACCAAATTCTTGgcatacttggattgacatagaaagataccatcatgcatttgtttaatttgcaatccaagaaagaaacttaattctcctaccatgctcatttcaaatgtggTAGACATGCATTTAACAAATTCATCAACATGCTTTTGAGAAGAAGCACCAAAAatgatgtcatccacataaatttgacacacaagaatatcatgcttcgatttttgaattaaaaaagttttatcaacctcacctcgtttgaagcctaAGTCAAGTAGATATTCAGTAAGCCTACCATACCatgctcttggagcttgtttaagtccATAAAGTGCCTTCTTCAACTTGTAGACATGGTCCGGGTGATGTGGATCTTCAAATCATTTAGGTTGGCTTACAAAAGCTTCTTCTTTCAAGATGTCATTCAAAAAGGCACTTTTCACATAcatttgatataattttatgtCCATGTGACAAGCAATAGCAAGTAAAAGACTAACCGATTCAATCCGGGCAACAGGTGCAAATGTCTCATCAAAATCAATTCCTTcaatttgagtatacccttgagCAACTAGCCTTGCATTGTTTCTCACAACAATtccagattcatcagttttgtttttaaaaatctatTTGGTTCCAATAACATTCACATTATTAGGTCTGGGAACCAAATCCCACACATCATTCCtaacaaattgttcaagttcCTCATGCATTGCATCAacccaaaattcatcttttaagacttcatttatatttttgggttcaatGAGTGAAACAAAACAAGAGTGACTTACTTGAGAGTATGCGGAAGTCATGCATACTAGTCCCATCATTTTCCGATAGTCTAccttctcctttcttctagTTTGCATTCCTCCAAAAGTTTCTCCAATGATCTGAGATGATGGGtgatttttctgaatcttacTGGGAATATCAATCTCTTCATTGGTTACACCGTCATCATTCTCAGTATACTTTCCTAGTTCATCATTTGATTCTGCCAGTGCAGGTGTTGTCTCCGGTGTTACAACACCGGGTGCAACATCTGTGTTAGGCAGTGTTTCACTTTCGTTCAGCAGCCCATCAATATCATCCTCGATTGTTTTTCCCGTTAGATTTGCaagatcatcaaaaacaacGTTAATAGATTCCATAGTCGTTTTTGTTCTCAGATTATACACACGATATGCACGACTATTAGATGAATAACCAAGGAATAAACATTTGTCACTTTTAGAGTCAAACTTTGCAAGATGGTCTCAgtcattcaaaacataacatacacacccaaaaacatgaaaatacttAAGGTTCGGCCTCTTTCCCATGATGATTTCATAGGATGTCATAGTAGAACCACTCCTTAAGTACACacgatttgaaatatgacatgctGTGTTTAAGGAATCGGCCCAAAATCTCTTTGAAATATTCTTTGAACTTAACATGACCCTAGCCATTTCTTGCAGTGTCATATTCTTCCTTTCGGctattccattttgttgaggagtcttaggggccgaaaattcatgagttatcccTCTCTTTTCACAAAATGATATAAAGTGtgagttttcaaattctttaccaTGGTCGGTCCTTATCTTACCAACCCTCGGATTATGTAGATTAGTAATCTTAGCATGTAATTTcttaaaaacatcaaatgtatcggatttttctctaagaaatcttacccaagtaaagcgagagaaatcatccacacaaacacatgaatacttcttacctccaaggctttccacttccattggacccataagatccatgtgctagagttcaagacaccgtgttgtcccaaagtgttgcaacacttgatGGGGAACACGTGTTTGCTTACCCTTTTGACATGCACCACAAACATACGGAATTCCAGAGGATAAattaggcatacctctcacagcatcGTGCTTACCAAGATTCTTTAATGTCTTGAAGTTTGCATGTCCCAATTTTTGATGTCACAGGTTTAATTCACTCACCTTAGAATGATTGCATACTAAGTTTTCTCCAAGTTGATAGCAATTGTCAGCAGACCTTGTTCCTGTCAAAATACGAGTATTAGCATTATCAAACACATCACAATTGTCTTTATCAAATTTAACATGCAAACCGtcatcacaaagttgacttatgcttattaagtttgagttaagcCCTTCGACATAAATCACATTGTGTAGATTAGGCAGTCCATCAACATTCAAGGTTCCTTTGCCAGCAATTCTTCCTTTAGCACCTCCACCATACGTCACATGACCACTCCTTAGTTCAACATAGTCAATCAAATGGTCTTTagaacctgtcatgtggcgtgaacagccACTGTCAAAGTACCATATTCCTGCAATGTTAGTCTTTAATGAAGTATAAATAACGGAACATTGAATCTTAGCCTTTGGTATCCAAACCCTTTTTACCGTCGGTTTTTTGTTGGCAGTGTTGCATCGGGTGTTATACAACACCTGTGGCAACACCTGTTCAGATTCCCATCTCTTGTAATCATCTCTCAGTTTAAAGCAGTAGGGTTTGATATGACCAGGTCTAAAACAATAGTGGCAGATAAAGTGGCGTTTTCTGGATTTGGACTTCTTGGTAGATATTTGCCCTTTTGATGGAGCACCTTTTTCAGTGTGTGTAGCATTCGAGGTTTCAACACTTCCTTTGACAAAAACAGTTGGTTTTCTCTCAGTATTGGAAGATTCTCCAATTTCGAACAGACTATTCGGATAACCAAGTCTAGCTTTGTCATTCTGTCCAATCATCAAAAGTGAATCAAGTTTGGATGAACTTGAATTCATCTTGGCAAGAATCTGAGTTGCTTCTCCAAGTTCCTCTTTGAATTTGCATAATTCCAGATCTTTCTTTCTTAAGATTACTTCAAGTCGTAATATTTGTGACTTTAGCTCAGCGTTCTCTTTGGAGAGAATTGCATTTCCTTTAGTTCTTTTGATCCAGTCTTCATATAGTTCTACGTACATCGTCTGCACACTTTCTAGAGTGACTTCATCATCATCTACCTCTTGAGTTTCAGACTGACTTGACTCCGCAAGGGTTGTAGAATGAAGACATACTGAATTCGAAGAGGTGTTGCGGCTAGGTATTGCAACACCTGTGGCAACACCCAAAGGATTGATTTGCATTGAGCCTTTCTCCTTGATCACAGCAGATAATGATGTGTGATTTTCAGATTCATTTGATCCTTGATCATCATCAGACTCTTCATCACTCAGGGTGACAGTCATGCCTTTGTTTTTCCTAAGTCGATTGGCACACTCATTGGCATAGTGTCCATATCCCGAACACTCTCTACATTGCACTGAATCCAGGTTTCTGACATTTGATTGGATTTGCACTTCGGTTTTTGGTCGAAACTGTCCTTCCATAGGAGTAAACTTTTGAGCTTTTGCAGAAGTGGTGATGTTGGGTAGCACAGATTTCTGCCCACTTTTCTTCTTCTCTTTCATGGTCTTCAAGTAATCACCGAATTTCTTAGTAAACAGAGAGATCGATTCTTCACCTAAATCAGACTTTTCCACCTCTTTTGATATTTGAAGGATTTCATCATAAGATTCGGCTGAGGCTTCAAGGGCTATTGTTTTCCATTTATCCTTCCTTTGTAAATCGAGGTTCATCTCAAAGTTTCTGAGAGAACTCATTAATTCATTCAGATTGATTTTTGAAGTGTCTTTAGATTCTTCAATTGCACACACTTTGACATTAAATCTCTCGGGGAGAGATCTTAAGACTCTGTTCACCAATCTTTTATTGGGCATGGGATCTCCAAGACTGTGAGCTTCATTAGAAAGTTGTCTCAACCGGCTATCGTACTCAAGAATAGACTCCTTGTCCTCCATCCTCaagctttcaaattttgatgtCACCATCCTTAGCCTAGTTTTACGCACGCTCTCAGATCCTTCTCAATGTGTCTGAAGTATATCCCACGCTTCTTTAGCACAGACACAATTGGTGATTAGGTTAAACATCCTTGTGTCAACTGATGAAAATATAGCATTGAGAGCCTTGgaattaaaatttgaagtttGCACTTCATCAATTGTCCATGTACTTTTGGGTTTGAGCCGAGAGTCTCCATCAGCATCCTCGATCTTTGGTGGGCTCCAACCATCAAATACACGCAGCCAAGCTCTTTCTTCAATAGATTTTATAAAGACCCTTATCTTTACTTTCCACAAAGCATAGTTTGAACCATCCAACACGGGAGGTCTAAAAACAGTGTTTGTTGATGCTTTCATTTTTTCtgtgaaaacaaaacaaaacaggatCTCACTTAGTAGCGTCAAGtggaggctctgataccaattgaaagttcTGTTCCCACAGTGTGAGTGTGATGAGGGTGATTGCTGTATGTATCAGAAAGTAGGTGTTGTACGTAGATGTTGTAACacccacgacaacatgcagcggaagtttcagtttaagaagttaacaCACAACttgaattataataataatacgagtgacgagatataaattatgcacaagtatcaaatacttgtgcggtgcctcagggcaaaaataattcactaggaaaacttgtaagtttacaaaaaccaatactagtgaaagaataaaacaactcccttaaaaggcgagtaacaaattgcatccgAAACCACTACCAAACCGTATAACCAAAATACATAGGATGCATCAACTGAGAAGTAAATGG contains:
- the LOC140829595 gene encoding secreted RxLR effector protein 161-like, giving the protein MGSTEKLSKDDVVAGVDNTQYRSIIGSLLYLSAIRPDIMFSVCLCARYQADPKVTHLKAVKRILRYISGTVDLGLWYTKETNTNLVGFSDADWAGNLDDRKSTTGECFYLGNNLVSWYSRKQNCVSLSTAESEYVAAASCCSQLLWMNQMIKDYGFNSDTLIVYCDNSSAIDISKNPVQHSRMKHIDIRHHFIRDLVENGMIRMEFVVTDN
- the LOC140829596 gene encoding uncharacterized protein, which gives rise to MVTSKFESLRMEDKESILEYDSRLRQLSNEAHSLGDPMPNKRLVNRVLRSLPERFNVKVCAIEESKDTSKINLNELMSSLRNFEMNLDLQRKDKWKTIALEASAESYDEILQISKEVEKSDLGEESISLFTKKFGDYLKTMKEKKKSGQKSVLPNITTSAKAQKFTPMEGQFRPKTEVQIQSNVRNLDSVQCRECSGYGHYANECANRLRKNKGMTVTLSDEESDDDQGSNESENHTSLSAVIKEKGSMQINPLGVATGVAIPSRNTSSNSVCLHSTTLAESSQSETQEVDDDEVTLESVQTMYVELYEDWIKRTKGNAILSKENAELKSQILRLEVILRKKDLELCKFKEELGEATQILAKMNSSSSKLDSLLMIGQNDKARLGYPNSLFEIGESSNTERKPTVFVKGSVETSNATHTEKGAPSKGQISTKKSKSRKRHFICHYCFRPGHIKPYCFKLRDDYKRWESEQVLPQVLYNTRCNTANKKPTVKRVWIPKAKIQCSVIYTSLKTNIAGIWYFDSGCSRHMTGSKDHLIDYVELRSGHVTYGGGAKGRIAGKGTLNVDGLPNLHNVIYVEGLNSNLISISQLCDDGLHVKFDKDNCDVFDNANTRILTGTRSADNCYQLGENLVCNHSKVSELNL